In Lolium rigidum isolate FL_2022 chromosome 7, APGP_CSIRO_Lrig_0.1, whole genome shotgun sequence, the DNA window CGGGCGACATGAATTTCTACCCTAGCCGGGGATGGGGGATGTACCTCGACAGGAAAACAGAGCGCGCATCACAGGAAAACGCAAAAATCGTCCAAATCGGAAACATGAGATGCTCAAATACGCCGAATCGAAGCACTAACCAGCACTTGTTGACGAAGAACAACGACGAGAATCAGACGCAGAATCCAGAGATCTGGCACACGACACCAAATCCAACCTAGCACCACCTCGAATGCACCGAAATCGGGCGAGGACGAGCCGATCCACTGGTTCCCACCACCGATTCTGCTCTCCCCTAGTGCCCCATGCTACATGAGACCTAGCAGACGGCTTCCCGGAGACCAACTCGTCCACGGTGAGGCTCGATTTGGTGTGGGCGACGCGGGGGAGAACGGCGGAAGAGAGAGCAGAAGCGGCGAGCGCGAGCGGAGAAAATCACCGGACGAGGAGGGGGGATTCGCTTCGGTTGATACGTGTCGGAAAAAATGATTCTGGCCGTAGGATGTTAATCGGACGGAGCGGACAGGTGGGCACCGTCTAAGACAAGGCAGTGCTATAGCAGTTATTAGAAATTGGGATAAATAAGAGCACTTTTATCTTTAGATATGGAAGAGGATTGGGTCAACTTTTTATTCATGAGTTCCCCTGAGAGCAAAATTGAGCAGTTCACGAAAGCACTCGCCTCCACAAAAACATGTCCTTCCAACCTTGCGAACCATCGATTTCTAGTATTTTTACCAACTCTAGTCAATCCTTACATTGTATTCCTTGTGATCCCAGAGTCACGCGCGATCTCGAAGTACGTTCTCCGCAAGTACAAGACGGACGAGGTCGACCTGCTGAGGGAAGGTAACCTGAAGGAGGCGGCCATGGTGGATGTGTGGACGGAGGTGGACGCGCACACCTACAACCCAGCCCTGTCCCCCATCGTGTACCAATGCCTCTTCAACCCCATGATGCGCGGCATCCCCACCGACGAGAAGGTCGTGGCCGAGAGCCTCGAGAAGCTCAAGAAGGTGCTGGAGGTGTATGAGGCGCGCCTGTCCAAGCACGAGTACCTGGCCGGTGATTTCGTGAGCTTCGCCGACCTCAACCACTTCCCCTACACCTTCTACTTCATGGCGACACCGCACGCGGCGCTATTCGACTCGTACCCGCACGTCAAGGCCTGGTGGGAGAGGATCATGGCCAGGCCGGCCATCAAGAAGATCAGCGCCACCatggttccgcccaaggcttgatttcatacatgtgtgtgtgtgtggtgtttcCTTTCTTCCCCATATATGTGGACTGATACCATAATAAGCTTTGTATCTCCAGAA includes these proteins:
- the LOC124674125 gene encoding probable glutathione S-transferase GSTF1, with amino-acid sequence MAPVKVFGPAMSTNVARVLVFLEEVGAEYEVVDIDFKVMEHKSPEHLARNPFGQIPAFQDGDLLLWESRAISKYVLRKYKTDEVDLLREGNLKEAAMVDVWTEVDAHTYNPALSPIVYQCLFNPMMRGIPTDEKVVAESLEKLKKVLEVYEARLSKHEYLAGDFVSFADLNHFPYTFYFMATPHAALFDSYPHVKAWWERIMARPAIKKISATMVPPKA